A region of Microtus ochrogaster isolate Prairie Vole_2 linkage group LG1, MicOch1.0, whole genome shotgun sequence DNA encodes the following proteins:
- the Odaph gene encoding odontogenesis associated phosphoprotein, which produces MAPGFHFWVLVCWSVLTMAEGQDVVTPPGGSPNNGNPTDCQIFTLTPPPTTGRPTVTRAQLNPRMPLWTWTYFLQRPGFYLRLPNRPFLLPNYNYGFQLNRFYLPQGRLITGRYLGGGRFQSRSSSEESTEK; this is translated from the exons ATGGCTCCTGGATTCCACTTCTGGGTCCTGGTCTGCTGGTCAGTGCTAACTATGGCAGAAG GACAAGATGTAGTGACCCCTCCTGGTGGCTCGCCAAACAACGGGAACCCTACAGACTGTCAAATCTTCACACTCACCCCTCCGCCCACAACAGGGAGGCCTACAGTAACAAGGGCCCAACTCAACCCAAGGATGCCCCTGTGGACTTGGACTTATTTCCTGCAAAGGCCTGGCTTCTACCTGAGGCTTCCTAACAgaccttttctccttccaaactACAACTACGGCTTCCAGTTAAATCGTTTCTACCTGCCACAAGGTAGGCTGATTACTGGGAGGTACCTTGGAGGAGGACGGTTCCAGAGCAGAAGTTCATCTGAGGAAAGCACGGAGAAATGA